A window of the Roseiconus lacunae genome harbors these coding sequences:
- a CDS encoding glycosyltransferase family 4 protein — MRRYADLVESSLRNHDEFSISRCCITKDTSSTPRKLRTPIHHWYAWCGAKQLACDHSIDLFHLIDGSHGYITQAFTKRTIIATVHDIIPKLQSLGRFDVPRPRLLSRMIIDRAISGLPDADHLIFDSDCTRNDCHSLSVGLPTSESVIYPPIEESFIQTQSSPIPHNDAPFVFHLGNNGFYKNRAGVLRVFARIGHQIPHRLVMAGPPASADLISLAKTLGISHRVRFHNDPTDEQVRSLYRCASAFIFPSIYEGFGWPPIEAMASGCPVVCSDGGSLSEVVGTAACVCRVGDHSAMANSLFRVLTDDTYRSSLIQRGHQWSQRFSLDQFAKRLEKAYRQAVRASSGKRVSVDSLTRGALQICDSADARCGSRIEEKVGQDLKRHRRRSDRATLNHVSTRSPQ; from the coding sequence ATGCGCCGTTACGCAGATTTAGTCGAATCGTCGTTGCGGAACCACGATGAGTTTTCGATCTCACGATGCTGTATCACCAAAGACACGAGCTCCACGCCGCGAAAACTTCGTACGCCGATTCACCATTGGTACGCCTGGTGTGGTGCGAAACAATTGGCATGCGACCATTCGATCGACCTATTTCATTTGATCGATGGTAGCCATGGATACATCACCCAAGCGTTTACAAAGCGAACTATCATCGCCACCGTTCACGATATCATTCCTAAGCTTCAGAGCTTGGGACGTTTTGATGTCCCACGTCCGCGTCTGCTGTCACGAATGATCATCGATAGAGCGATCTCCGGGTTGCCCGACGCCGATCATCTCATTTTTGACAGCGACTGCACGCGTAACGATTGTCACTCGCTATCGGTTGGCCTTCCAACATCAGAATCGGTTATCTATCCACCGATCGAAGAAAGTTTCATCCAGACGCAGTCATCGCCCATCCCGCACAACGACGCGCCGTTCGTGTTTCATCTAGGCAACAATGGGTTTTACAAGAATCGGGCCGGCGTATTGCGGGTCTTTGCCAGAATCGGTCATCAGATCCCACACCGATTGGTAATGGCTGGCCCACCGGCGTCTGCGGATCTAATCTCGCTAGCGAAGACACTCGGTATCTCTCACCGTGTCCGGTTCCATAACGATCCGACCGACGAACAGGTTCGATCATTGTATCGCTGTGCGTCCGCATTCATCTTCCCGAGTATATATGAAGGATTTGGTTGGCCTCCCATCGAAGCCATGGCGTCAGGATGCCCTGTGGTCTGTAGCGACGGAGGTTCGCTATCCGAAGTAGTCGGGACTGCGGCTTGCGTTTGCCGAGTGGGTGATCATTCGGCGATGGCAAACTCGCTGTTCAGGGTGTTGACAGACGATACGTATCGTTCGTCGTTGATTCAACGCGGACATCAATGGAGCCAACGCTTCAGTCTTGATCAATTTGCGAAACGACTTGAAAAGGCTTACCGACAAGCGGTCCGAGCAAGCTCTGGAAAACGTGTTTCGGTTGATTCATTGACACGCGGCGCGTTGCAGATTTGTGATTCCGCCGATGCCCGCTGCGGTTCCCGAATCGAAGAAAAGGTTGGCCAAGACCTCAAACGCCACCGTCGGCGATCCGATCGCGCCACATTAAACCACGTCTCGACTAGGTCACCACAATGA